In Chrysiogenes arsenatis DSM 11915, the following proteins share a genomic window:
- a CDS encoding methyl-accepting chemotaxis protein: protein MLQFCSVALLFFFNHQLAQTVTTLNVSALATSIIQQEIWQSFAMIVAFQVIVLSAGIGVILFLRYLILIPVRSMVQTLDNMQGSSGDLSQELPSFSYDENRNLSIAFNDFLDNLRTLVGDIRHKNMEIAVGATQLGKVMNDTKTATIRQSSLSETIFQSSAEATSAIQNIAQHTTSISSLNTQNLEEARLSGRELENVTRMIHSISSLVEHFHGTVSELSENSRAIRNILQMIQDFSDQTNLLALNAAIEAARAGEAGRGFAVVADEVRKLAEKVREATELIAGNVQAMTGLVDDTRTGTEKIRDHSAETRTIVERTFSQFERMVQDFERTNGQLLEISSAIEELSITNGQVHSSVSEIYELGTTINQEMIQADAHSRSLNQKTEQTLELLSRFTIGSGAFESVVSQARGWRDHAAEIMEGLQQSGTNLFERNYRPIANTNPQKYQVGYNDALTRALQARCDEWKASIPGVLYALVVDVNGYLPIHHSEFSRPMGQNPDENLRYSRHQRIYNANETEKRRAANTAPFLLQSYVRDTGEILNDLALPIFLDHKHWGNLIIGFPPELLLDASNVPKLLTR, encoded by the coding sequence ATGCTGCAATTCTGCTCGGTCGCATTACTCTTCTTCTTTAACCATCAGCTTGCCCAAACGGTTACCACACTCAATGTCAGCGCTTTGGCAACGTCTATTATTCAACAGGAAATATGGCAGTCTTTTGCCATGATTGTCGCCTTTCAGGTTATCGTACTGTCAGCCGGAATTGGGGTTATTCTCTTCTTGCGTTACCTTATTTTGATCCCGGTTCGCTCGATGGTACAAACCCTCGACAACATGCAGGGTTCGTCAGGTGATTTATCGCAGGAACTTCCGTCTTTCAGCTATGACGAAAATCGGAATCTTTCCATTGCCTTTAACGACTTCCTAGACAACCTTCGCACGCTGGTTGGAGACATCCGCCACAAAAACATGGAGATAGCCGTTGGCGCAACGCAACTCGGTAAAGTGATGAACGACACGAAAACGGCGACGATTCGCCAATCATCCCTTTCCGAAACTATTTTTCAATCGAGTGCGGAGGCTACATCAGCCATTCAAAACATTGCGCAACACACGACGTCTATATCGTCATTAAATACGCAAAACCTCGAGGAAGCTCGTCTTTCTGGGCGCGAACTGGAAAACGTCACTCGCATGATTCATTCAATCAGTTCGCTGGTTGAACACTTTCATGGAACGGTGAGTGAACTGAGCGAAAACTCGCGCGCTATTCGTAACATTCTGCAAATGATTCAGGATTTCTCTGATCAAACAAATCTCTTAGCACTGAACGCTGCGATTGAAGCAGCACGGGCAGGCGAAGCTGGACGCGGTTTTGCGGTTGTTGCTGACGAAGTACGCAAACTCGCAGAAAAAGTACGCGAAGCGACTGAGTTGATTGCCGGTAACGTGCAAGCGATGACAGGGTTGGTGGACGATACGCGCACTGGAACCGAAAAGATCCGCGACCATAGTGCCGAAACCCGTACTATTGTTGAACGAACCTTCTCGCAATTTGAGCGGATGGTGCAGGATTTTGAGCGGACGAACGGGCAGCTGCTCGAAATCAGTTCGGCGATTGAAGAGCTTTCCATCACAAATGGTCAGGTACATAGTAGCGTGAGTGAAATTTACGAACTTGGCACGACCATCAATCAAGAGATGATTCAGGCTGACGCACATTCGCGCTCGCTCAACCAGAAAACAGAACAGACACTTGAACTCCTTTCGCGCTTTACTATCGGCTCTGGCGCGTTTGAGTCAGTCGTTTCGCAAGCCAGAGGCTGGCGCGATCACGCGGCTGAAATTATGGAAGGATTGCAGCAGAGTGGCACAAACCTCTTTGAGCGCAATTACCGTCCCATTGCCAACACGAATCCGCAAAAGTATCAGGTTGGTTATAACGACGCCCTTACTCGAGCCTTACAAGCGCGATGCGATGAGTGGAAAGCAAGCATTCCTGGTGTTCTCTACGCCTTAGTCGTCGATGTAAATGGGTATTTGCCGATCCACCACAGCGAATTTTCGCGTCCTATGGGGCAAAATCCCGATGAAAACCTCCGCTATAGTCGCCATCAACGGATCTACAACGCGAACGAAACCGAAAAACGGCGCGCCGCTAATACTGCCCCATTCCTGCTTCAGTCATACGTACGCGATACGGGTGAAATCCTCAACGATTTAGCGTTGCCGATTTTCCTCGATCACAAGCATTGGGGCAACCTGATCATCGGATTTCCACCGGAACTCTTGCTGGACGCATCAAACGTACCCAAACTGTTAACGCGATAA
- a CDS encoding TRAP transporter large permease, translated as MSPDTLSVLMFLSLLVAVFMGHPLGITLGGLGLIFGILGYGDGVYYILASKTYGLMTNYVLVAVPLFVLMAQFLDKSGVAEKLYDAMYVVMGPIRGGLAVATIIVATLFAATTGIVGASVVAMGLMAIPSMLSKGYDKPLIAGVVTAGGTLGILIPPSIMLVIYGGLVGISVGQLFIAAIVPGLLLAGLYLVYVLVYCHFKPNAGPPLPKEERTHTLGQKITMTAKSMLPTFFLILAVLGSIGAGVATPTEAAGLGCLGALILAAANKRLDMSLIRDAGYATMKITCMVMLIFVGANFFTSIFMGLGGGEVFTSMLYAISDNRWVILAVMMFIIFVLGMFVDWLGILLLCVPIFTPIAVYELGFDPLWFALLVCINLQMSFLTPXFGYSIFYLRGVTPPSMSLGHIYKGVVPFVMLQLLALILVMIFPQIITGLPSLVFD; from the coding sequence ATGAGTCCGGATACACTTTCCGTTTTAATGTTTTTATCCCTCTTGGTTGCGGTATTTATGGGGCATCCACTTGGGATAACACTCGGTGGCCTTGGGCTTATTTTTGGTATTCTTGGATATGGCGATGGGGTCTATTATATCCTTGCCAGCAAAACCTATGGGCTGATGACGAACTATGTGTTGGTTGCCGTTCCACTCTTTGTCCTGATGGCTCAGTTTTTGGATAAATCGGGGGTGGCGGAAAAGCTCTACGATGCCATGTATGTTGTTATGGGACCGATACGTGGCGGGTTAGCCGTGGCAACAATTATCGTAGCAACACTTTTCGCTGCTACCACGGGTATTGTCGGCGCTTCAGTTGTGGCAATGGGACTCATGGCGATTCCATCAATGCTCAGCAAAGGATACGATAAACCACTCATTGCGGGCGTTGTCACCGCTGGCGGAACGCTGGGAATCTTGATTCCACCTTCTATCATGCTGGTCATCTATGGTGGGCTCGTCGGTATTTCCGTTGGTCAGTTGTTTATTGCCGCTATTGTTCCTGGTCTACTACTCGCCGGACTATACTTAGTCTATGTTCTTGTATACTGTCATTTCAAGCCAAATGCCGGCCCACCCCTACCTAAAGAAGAGCGGACGCATACCCTTGGTCAAAAGATTACCATGACCGCGAAGTCTATGCTGCCGACCTTCTTTCTGATTCTTGCCGTTTTGGGGAGTATTGGTGCTGGTGTTGCGACACCGACTGAAGCCGCTGGACTTGGTTGTCTTGGCGCACTTATTCTGGCTGCCGCCAACAAACGCCTTGATATGAGCCTGATTCGCGATGCAGGCTATGCCACGATGAAAATCACTTGTATGGTCATGCTGATTTTTGTCGGCGCTAATTTCTTTACCTCGATTTTTATGGGCTTAGGTGGTGGCGAAGTCTTCACCAGCATGCTCTATGCTATCAGCGATAATCGTTGGGTGATTCTGGCCGTCATGATGTTCATCATCTTTGTTTTGGGGATGTTTGTCGACTGGCTGGGGATTCTGCTTCTGTGCGTGCCGATTTTCACCCCAATCGCCGTATACGAACTCGGATTTGATCCGCTCTGGTTTGCTCTCTTGGTGTGCATTAACCTGCAAATGTCATTCCTGACCCCACNGTTTGGGTATTCGATCTTCTATTTGCGCGGTGTTACGCCGCCATCAATGTCACTTGGCCATATTTACAAAGGGGTTGTCCCGTTTGTCATGTTGCAACTTTTAGCGCTGATACTGGTCATGATATTCCCACAAATCATTACCGGATTGCCTTCACTCGTGTTCGATTAA
- a CDS encoding TRAP transporter small permease subunit, which produces MRTLIHLIDRFSDLTGRILSSFAYFLLVVVLYEVVARKIFGRPTVWGFDASYILMAAFFLLGFGYTLKHRMHVAIDIFTQKFRPRLQGAFGIVGYLVFFFPFVCIGMWITTKYALQAWNIYELSQSPWSFPVYWFKTLMPISFLLLFIQGIAEFLRNVLKLKGEEIG; this is translated from the coding sequence ATGCGAACCTTAATTCACCTGATTGACCGATTCAGCGATCTGACCGGAAGAATCCTCAGCTCCTTTGCCTATTTCTTACTGGTAGTCGTACTCTATGAGGTCGTCGCCAGAAAGATTTTTGGTAGGCCTACCGTCTGGGGTTTTGATGCAAGCTATATTCTTATGGCAGCATTTTTTCTGCTAGGTTTTGGGTATACGCTCAAGCATCGAATGCACGTTGCTATTGATATTTTCACTCAGAAATTTCGTCCCCGACTGCAAGGGGCTTTTGGTATTGTTGGGTATCTTGTTTTCTTTTTTCCTTTTGTCTGCATTGGCATGTGGATCACGACAAAGTATGCGCTTCAGGCGTGGAATATTTACGAATTGAGTCAGTCACCATGGAGTTTTCCTGTGTATTGGTTCAAAACATTGATGCCGATTTCCTTTTTGCTGCTTTTCATACAGGGAATTGCTGAGTTTCTGCGTAATGTATTGAAGCTCAAAGGGGAGGAAATAGGATGA
- a CDS encoding TRAP transporter substrate-binding protein: MMKRMKPLALLLLALCAVTLLATGAVANDKKVRWRMATTWSTSLPWQDTAIHFAETVKTITNGQLEIRVFPAEAIVPAFELLDAVQNGVVQMGHDWPGYWKGKDEAFVAFASVPFGLNNVEYTTWLISGGGLELANELYGRFNTVPLLGGNSGQEMGFFTAKPLSGIADLKGKTVRTVGWGGDILKNAGAAVTPLPGGEIYLAFERGILDGAEFSTPFVTFPMGFQEIAKNVMVPGWHQPAVQNMFTVNKKAWDALPAHLQAALKVASYETQLWDLARSEKGNAETIAKYKQAGVSFNKLDSESLMALRKTTKEYMDGLRAKHPFLDKVMASQDAFTKEYSVWKEIRSGVSAYPYEDYMKGTHTE; this comes from the coding sequence ATGATGAAACGTATGAAACCGCTGGCACTGTTGCTGCTAGCACTCTGCGCAGTAACGCTCCTGGCGACCGGTGCTGTGGCGAACGACAAGAAGGTTCGTTGGAGAATGGCAACAACATGGTCAACCAGTCTTCCATGGCAAGACACAGCTATTCATTTCGCTGAAACAGTGAAAACGATTACGAATGGCCAACTTGAAATTCGGGTGTTCCCAGCAGAAGCGATCGTTCCTGCATTTGAACTCCTCGACGCCGTGCAAAATGGCGTTGTGCAGATGGGTCACGACTGGCCGGGCTACTGGAAAGGGAAAGATGAAGCATTTGTTGCTTTCGCATCCGTTCCTTTCGGTCTCAACAATGTTGAATATACTACGTGGTTGATTTCTGGCGGCGGACTTGAGCTTGCAAACGAGCTGTATGGCCGTTTTAACACCGTGCCTCTCTTAGGCGGAAACTCTGGACAAGAGATGGGATTCTTCACTGCGAAACCACTCAGTGGAATTGCAGACTTGAAAGGCAAAACAGTACGGACTGTTGGCTGGGGTGGCGACATCCTGAAAAATGCTGGCGCTGCGGTAACTCCACTTCCCGGTGGCGAGATCTACCTTGCTTTCGAGCGTGGCATTCTTGATGGTGCTGAATTCAGTACACCATTCGTTACTTTCCCCATGGGCTTCCAAGAAATTGCGAAAAACGTCATGGTTCCTGGCTGGCACCAACCTGCCGTTCAGAACATGTTCACTGTAAACAAAAAAGCATGGGATGCACTTCCTGCCCACTTACAAGCCGCACTCAAAGTTGCTTCATATGAAACACAACTGTGGGATCTGGCTCGTTCTGAAAAAGGCAACGCTGAGACTATTGCAAAGTACAAGCAAGCTGGCGTAAGCTTTAATAAACTTGACTCAGAATCGCTCATGGCACTTCGCAAGACCACCAAAGAATACATGGATGGCCTGCGCGCGAAGCACCCCTTCCTTGATAAAGTTATGGCTTCACAAGATGCCTTTACAAAAGAGTACAGCGTATGGAAAGAAATCCGTAGCGGCGTATCTGCGTATCCTTATGAAGACTACATGAAGGGCACACACACCGAGTAA